The following nucleotide sequence is from Methanolinea sp..
CACGCCGGCCCGGCTGAAGAACCACGAGGCGGCTGACATCATCACCGTCCGCATCGCCGGCGCATGGGACGGGACCGTCCCGGAAGGGGTCCGGTTCCTCGGGGAAGAAGAAGATGAACTGGTCTTTTCCGCGCAGGATGGAAGCACGGTGGCGCCGGTTATGGTCCGGCACTTCGAACGACAGGGGGCATCGGTGCGGGCTATTTCTGTGAGGACTCCTACGCTCGATGATATCTTTCTCACCCTGGTGAAGAGCAGGGACGAGGCCGGTGGTTTCGATGACCGCCGGTTCAGGACCATGCTCCGGAGGCGCTGATGAAGGATATCCTTTACTACTTCGAGCGCGATTTCCTCCGCTGGATACGGGGGCGGCTCTCGGTTGTGTCAGCGCTCATCATGCCGGCAGCATGGCTGATCTTCGTGGGACTTGCCCTGCCCACCAGCTTTACCACCAACTACATCGACTTCATCACACCGGGAATCCTGGTGCTGACCATGCTTGGCGCCGCACTGCAGGGGGGTTCGCTCCTGATCTTCGACAAGATCCTCGGGTTCCTGAACAAGTTCCTGGCCCTTCCTGCACCGCGGGAGAGCATCCTCTTCGGAAAGATCTTCTTCATCACCACCCGCGGGCTGCTGCAGGCAACGGTAATCCTCGTGCTGGCATTCCTGCTCGGGGCAGCGCTCTTCTCCCCGGCCGAACTGCTCCTCACCTACGGGATCCTCGCTTTATTCGGCCTGCTTATCTCGGCGTTTTCCACCACGGTCGCCCTGCACCTCTCCGACCACGATGCCTACGCGGCGTTCAACGCCATGGTCAGCATGCCCTTCTTCTTCACCAGCAGCGCCCTGATGCCCTACGATGTGATGCCGGCATGGCTCAGGCCGCTGGCCTATATCAACCCGGTCAGTTACGCAAT
It contains:
- a CDS encoding ABC transporter permease; protein product: MKDILYYFERDFLRWIRGRLSVVSALIMPAAWLIFVGLALPTSFTTNYIDFITPGILVLTMLGAALQGGSLLIFDKILGFLNKFLALPAPRESILFGKIFFITTRGLLQATVILVLAFLLGAALFSPAELLLTYGILALFGLLISAFSTTVALHLSDHDAYAAFNAMVSMPFFFTSSALMPYDVMPAWLRPLAYINPVSYAIDSIRALQGGVILWARLGLLVSMAAVVIAVSVYRFRKVTL